A portion of the Lysinibacillus timonensis genome contains these proteins:
- a CDS encoding GntR family transcriptional regulator, giving the protein MSIKADHRHLYLQVADRLKSDIENGIYRANEKLPSEFELSKTLGVSRATLREALRLLEEEKSIVRHHGVGTFVKAKPVFTSGIEQLSSITSMIKKAGMTPGTNFIRAVEKLPSKDDVERFQCDEKDSIVKIERIKTADGEPVVYCIDKVPANYLPCDFVQNKQESIFSSLEQNGEIHVAYAVTFIDPEGYDEHISPILNCGRETSLLVLSQLHYDDNDRVVLFSKNYFRADKFSFHVIRKRV; this is encoded by the coding sequence ATGTCCATAAAGGCTGACCATCGTCATTTATATCTTCAAGTTGCTGATCGATTAAAGTCCGATATAGAAAATGGCATATATCGTGCGAACGAGAAATTGCCATCTGAATTCGAATTATCGAAAACGCTTGGAGTCAGTCGAGCAACTTTACGTGAGGCGCTTCGACTTTTAGAAGAAGAAAAATCAATTGTTCGTCATCATGGTGTCGGTACTTTTGTAAAGGCGAAACCGGTATTTACATCGGGCATTGAGCAGTTATCAAGTATCACGTCAATGATCAAAAAAGCTGGAATGACTCCTGGAACGAATTTTATTCGTGCGGTGGAGAAACTTCCATCTAAAGATGATGTAGAACGATTTCAGTGCGATGAAAAAGACTCTATTGTTAAAATTGAACGCATTAAAACTGCAGATGGGGAACCGGTCGTTTATTGTATTGATAAAGTACCAGCCAACTATTTGCCATGCGATTTTGTTCAAAATAAGCAAGAGTCCATTTTCTCTTCACTAGAACAAAATGGTGAAATTCATGTAGCTTATGCGGTTACGTTTATTGATCCAGAGGGATATGATGAACACATTTCACCAATTTTGAATTGTGGGAGAGAAACTTCATTACTTGTACTAAGTCAACTACATTATGACGACAACGATCGGGTTGTTCTTTTTTCAAAAAATTATTTTAGAGCTGATAAATTCAGCTTCCATGTCATCCGTAAACGGGTGTAG
- a CDS encoding dipicolinate synthase subunit B, translated as MLEGKRIGLGITASHCTYEDVVPKIKQFTDAGAKVVPIITHSVLTAATRFGTGEEWIQKIESIAGEKVVSSIVEAEPFGPKNPLDAMVIAPMTGNSISKFANAATDSPVLMAAKATLRNGSPVVLGISTNDALGLNGINIMKLLNSKNIYFIPFGQDDPINKPNSLIADFTKMRETVEHALTFKKQLQPLLIQY; from the coding sequence ATGCTAGAAGGGAAACGCATAGGACTTGGTATTACTGCATCACATTGTACTTATGAAGATGTAGTACCAAAAATTAAGCAATTTACTGACGCAGGTGCGAAAGTAGTACCGATAATTACTCACTCCGTACTAACAGCTGCTACACGCTTTGGTACTGGGGAAGAATGGATTCAAAAAATCGAGTCAATCGCAGGAGAAAAAGTCGTATCTTCGATTGTAGAAGCAGAACCATTTGGACCGAAAAATCCATTGGACGCTATGGTTATTGCACCTATGACTGGTAACTCCATTAGTAAATTTGCTAATGCTGCAACAGACAGCCCGGTACTTATGGCTGCAAAAGCAACTTTACGCAATGGTTCACCTGTGGTGTTAGGTATCTCTACAAATGATGCATTAGGTTTAAACGGCATTAATATTATGAAATTATTAAACTCCAAAAATATCTATTTTATACCATTTGGGCAAGACGATCCTATTAATAAGCCCAATTCATTAATTGCGGACTTCACGAAAATGCGTGAAACAGTAGAACATGCACTTACATTTAAAAAACAATTACAACCATTATTAATTCAATATTAG
- a CDS encoding DNA translocase FtsK yields the protein MAERKKKPATRAKSKGGPLIYEIIGLLLIAFGIIVFFEFGVVGSIVQSAAMFLFGNWYIVVPFLSVFLAIVLMIKRNPITLKDRMIQGFILLICSLCIFSHSFLFEDLARTDGLLSDSVLRETWRILMENGGITDRSNALGGGFVGALLFSLFHVLFDAGGAKVAAWVILFIGIILVTGKALIPFILEKGPQIKKRLTRKKKSKRSGRNKPEPKREKRISKSENSTVDEVVATNLDRYVEEEEEAPIFFSEPVKEPIISAFTQNIKSEPKVESKPEEKPNDKQKLVEEEPVSMDDGFEEALQQAVVTNIENTDYTLPSMNLLQLPPEHDQSGEYSLIQTNAKKLEQTFSSFGVKARVTQVHLGPAVTKYEIMPDVGVKVSKIVSLQDDLALALAAKDIRMEAPIPGKSAIGIEVPNSEIAMVTLREVLEAKENNRPDSKLLIGFGRDITGQAILAELNKMPHLLVAGSTGSGKSVCINGIIVSILMRAAPHEVKMMLIDPKMVELNVYNGIPHLLAPVVTDARKASQALQKVVSEMERRYDLFSHTGTRNIKGYNEHVERFNAENGEKHPKLPYIVVIIDELADLMMVASHDVEDSITRLAQMARAAGIHLIIATQRPSVDVITGIIKANIPSRIAFAVSSAVDSRTILDMGGAERLLGRGDMLFLPAGESKPFRVQGSFLSDEEVEAVVDFVIEQQKAQYDETMIPTDEPEKTIEDETDDLYDEAVQLVLEMQTASVSMLQRRFRIGYSRAARIVDQMESRGVVGPPDGSRPRQVLISKSNVENN from the coding sequence ATGGCAGAAAGAAAGAAAAAACCTGCAACAAGAGCGAAATCAAAAGGCGGTCCCTTAATTTATGAAATTATTGGATTATTGTTAATTGCGTTTGGGATTATCGTCTTTTTTGAATTTGGCGTTGTAGGTAGTATTGTACAATCAGCGGCCATGTTCCTATTCGGAAATTGGTATATTGTTGTGCCGTTCTTATCGGTTTTTCTAGCAATAGTTTTAATGATTAAAAGAAACCCTATTACTTTGAAAGATCGTATGATTCAAGGGTTTATTTTACTAATTTGTAGTTTATGTATTTTCAGCCATAGCTTCCTATTCGAAGATTTAGCACGTACAGATGGATTATTATCCGACTCTGTTTTACGTGAGACTTGGCGGATCTTAATGGAGAATGGAGGTATTACGGATCGTAGTAATGCACTTGGTGGTGGATTTGTTGGTGCGCTGTTGTTCAGTCTTTTTCATGTTCTATTTGATGCAGGTGGTGCAAAAGTTGCTGCGTGGGTCATTTTATTTATAGGCATTATATTAGTTACCGGAAAAGCACTAATTCCGTTCATCCTAGAAAAAGGCCCTCAAATTAAAAAGCGATTGACAAGAAAGAAAAAGAGCAAACGTAGTGGTAGAAATAAACCTGAACCAAAACGAGAAAAACGTATATCAAAATCAGAGAATTCTACTGTTGATGAAGTCGTGGCGACGAATCTAGATCGATATGTTGAGGAAGAAGAAGAAGCTCCTATTTTCTTTAGCGAGCCTGTGAAAGAACCAATTATTTCGGCTTTTACTCAGAACATAAAAAGTGAGCCGAAAGTTGAATCTAAGCCAGAAGAGAAGCCAAATGATAAACAAAAACTAGTAGAAGAAGAACCAGTTTCCATGGATGATGGCTTTGAAGAAGCATTACAACAGGCTGTTGTTACGAATATCGAAAATACAGATTATACATTGCCATCAATGAATCTATTGCAATTACCACCAGAGCATGATCAAAGTGGGGAATACTCACTCATACAAACGAATGCGAAAAAGCTTGAACAGACGTTTTCAAGCTTTGGTGTAAAGGCAAGAGTAACACAAGTTCATCTGGGTCCTGCGGTTACAAAATATGAGATTATGCCGGATGTTGGTGTGAAAGTTAGTAAAATCGTAAGCTTACAGGATGACTTAGCTTTGGCATTGGCAGCAAAAGACATCCGTATGGAAGCGCCGATTCCTGGTAAATCTGCCATTGGAATTGAAGTACCTAATAGTGAAATTGCAATGGTTACGTTACGTGAAGTATTAGAAGCAAAAGAAAATAACCGTCCTGATTCAAAACTATTAATTGGATTTGGTCGAGACATTACGGGACAAGCTATTTTAGCAGAATTGAATAAAATGCCTCACCTACTAGTTGCTGGTTCAACAGGTAGTGGTAAATCTGTATGTATAAATGGCATTATCGTGTCCATCTTAATGCGTGCAGCACCACATGAAGTTAAGATGATGTTAATTGACCCTAAAATGGTTGAGTTAAATGTCTACAACGGGATTCCGCATCTGTTAGCACCTGTTGTTACAGATGCACGTAAAGCATCCCAAGCATTACAGAAGGTTGTTTCTGAGATGGAAAGAAGATATGACTTATTCTCTCACACAGGAACGAGAAATATTAAAGGTTATAACGAACATGTAGAACGGTTTAATGCCGAAAACGGTGAGAAACATCCAAAGCTTCCATACATCGTTGTTATTATTGATGAGTTAGCAGACTTAATGATGGTTGCGTCTCATGATGTGGAAGATTCGATAACTCGTTTAGCTCAAATGGCTCGTGCTGCGGGAATTCACTTAATTATTGCAACGCAGAGACCGTCAGTTGATGTTATTACTGGGATAATAAAGGCAAATATTCCATCTCGTATTGCTTTTGCCGTATCATCAGCTGTAGATTCACGCACAATATTAGATATGGGTGGTGCAGAACGACTGTTAGGAAGAGGTGATATGTTATTTTTACCAGCTGGTGAATCAAAGCCTTTCCGCGTACAAGGGTCATTCTTATCTGACGAAGAAGTTGAAGCTGTAGTCGACTTTGTAATAGAACAGCAAAAAGCACAATATGATGAAACAATGATTCCGACAGATGAACCAGAAAAAACAATTGAAGATGAGACAGATGATTTATATGATGAAGCAGTTCAACTTGTATTAGAAATGCAGACAGCTTCCGTGTCGATGCTTCAACGACGTTTTAGAATAGGCTATTCGAGAGCTGCTCGTATTGTAGATCAGATGGAGTCACGAGGTGTTGTTGGTCCGCCAGATGGCTCAAGACCAAGACAGGTATTAATTAGTAAATCGAATGTTGAAAACAACTAA
- a CDS encoding YlmC/YmxH family sporulation protein, which produces MLLSELAEKELIEIENGVRYGYLAETECIFDPKTGIIYGFELADQSAKMPFQKKKSGQSLFIPWEEIHLIGEDRILFRKAKPTRKQYD; this is translated from the coding sequence ATGCTGTTATCGGAGCTTGCTGAAAAAGAGCTGATCGAAATTGAAAATGGCGTTCGTTACGGCTATTTAGCGGAAACAGAATGCATTTTCGATCCAAAGACGGGGATTATTTATGGTTTTGAACTAGCAGATCAATCAGCAAAAATGCCTTTTCAAAAGAAGAAATCTGGGCAATCACTATTTATCCCTTGGGAAGAAATTCACTTAATCGGTGAGGATCGAATTCTATTTCGTAAGGCGAAACCAACAAGAAAACAGTATGACTGA
- a CDS encoding dipicolinate synthase subunit A has product MKNEKWLIIGTDARLKSLAKKLSNGDRTVYYKSESVWDEELNLTAFNFQPDVVVLPIHPLPIEVSVVLGLSFAKVFAGKLNDEWKEVLKGQEIHYYLQDESFIWKNAVLTAEGFLSFLYTTKQAVYGKKFIITGFGRVAKMLANVLKSIGGDVCIAVRSHVQLNEAKAFRYEAVYLDDVANVKGDFFVNTIPAKWFDEKFNQKIEMPIYDLASSPGCLQDGVKRTNYELLPALPGKYFPQDAAHVLYESIIGQ; this is encoded by the coding sequence ATGAAAAATGAGAAGTGGCTGATTATTGGAACTGATGCAAGGCTAAAAAGCTTAGCAAAAAAATTAAGTAATGGGGATCGTACTGTTTATTATAAAAGTGAATCGGTATGGGATGAAGAACTCAACCTAACTGCGTTTAATTTTCAACCAGATGTTGTTGTACTGCCGATTCACCCATTACCAATCGAAGTATCGGTAGTGCTAGGACTATCATTTGCTAAAGTTTTTGCGGGTAAATTAAATGATGAATGGAAAGAAGTCTTAAAGGGCCAGGAAATTCATTATTATTTACAAGATGAGTCATTTATTTGGAAAAATGCCGTTCTTACTGCAGAAGGGTTTTTATCTTTTTTATATACTACAAAACAGGCAGTGTATGGAAAAAAATTCATTATTACAGGGTTTGGACGCGTAGCAAAAATGTTAGCCAATGTATTAAAAAGCATTGGTGGAGATGTCTGTATAGCAGTTCGTTCGCATGTTCAACTAAATGAAGCGAAAGCTTTCCGTTATGAAGCAGTTTATTTAGATGACGTGGCAAATGTTAAAGGTGACTTCTTTGTTAATACGATTCCCGCGAAATGGTTCGATGAAAAATTTAATCAAAAAATAGAAATGCCTATCTATGATTTAGCTTCCTCTCCAGGGTGTTTACAAGATGGTGTGAAACGTACGAATTATGAATTACTACCTGCATTACCAGGAAAATATTTTCCGCAGGATGCAGCTCATGTTTTATATGAATCAATAATTGGACAATAA
- a CDS encoding ribonuclease J codes for MTTTKNEIIRVIPLGGVGEIGKSMYVIEIDDELFVVDSGLMFPEDEMLGIDIVIPDITYLEENKERVKGIFLTHGHEDAIGSIAYVLQKVQAPVYGSKLTVALAKEHLKDLPVPHPVRFFEVTSKSRMNFKTTHVTFFNTTHSIPDSLAIVFHTSEGAIVHTGEFKFDQSAKGKFKPDLAKMAQLGEEGVFVLLSESTDAERPGYSTSETVIEENLAKYFYSAPARIIVAVYASNFIRIQQVFTQAQRSHRKVAVVGKSLEKVINIGVNLGYLTIDEETLIPVQDIHKYQDDEIIIIVTSNQGEPLDALDKIVRKQHREVRIKETDTVLITFTPSPGMEIQMGSAMNNLAKLGANVLSADKKVHASGHGSQEDLKFMINLLKPKYLIPIQGEYRMLIAHSKLAQAVGMQKSQVFIADKGDIVEYKNGKMRMSGRVQAGNVLIDGIGVGDVGNIVLRDRKLLSQDGIFIVVVTLNRAQKKIASGPEILSRGFVYVRESEELITEATELARGVIEKYVSKDTFEWTNIKQEIRDTLNAYLYQKTKRRPMIIPIIMEY; via the coding sequence GTGACAACAACAAAAAATGAAATAATCCGAGTAATTCCACTTGGTGGAGTGGGAGAAATCGGAAAGTCTATGTACGTTATCGAAATTGATGACGAGCTTTTTGTCGTGGACAGTGGGTTAATGTTCCCAGAAGATGAAATGCTTGGAATTGATATCGTTATTCCTGATATTACGTACTTAGAGGAAAACAAAGAAAGAGTTAAAGGTATCTTTTTAACACATGGTCACGAAGATGCAATTGGGTCTATTGCATATGTATTACAAAAAGTACAAGCACCTGTTTATGGTTCAAAGTTAACGGTTGCTCTGGCAAAAGAACATTTAAAAGACTTGCCTGTGCCACACCCTGTGAGATTTTTCGAAGTAACAAGCAAAAGCCGTATGAATTTCAAAACAACACATGTGACGTTTTTCAATACGACGCATAGTATTCCTGATTCATTAGCGATTGTCTTCCATACTTCTGAAGGTGCAATTGTTCATACAGGTGAATTTAAATTTGACCAATCTGCGAAAGGCAAATTTAAGCCGGATTTAGCAAAAATGGCTCAATTAGGTGAAGAAGGGGTATTTGTATTACTTTCTGAATCCACTGATGCGGAACGTCCAGGATATTCGACAAGTGAAACAGTGATTGAAGAGAATTTAGCAAAATACTTCTACTCTGCACCTGCAAGGATCATCGTAGCAGTTTATGCATCAAACTTTATTCGTATTCAACAGGTCTTTACACAAGCACAACGCTCGCACCGAAAAGTTGCGGTTGTTGGGAAAAGTCTAGAAAAGGTTATTAACATTGGTGTAAACCTTGGTTATTTAACAATTGATGAAGAAACGCTAATTCCTGTACAGGATATTCATAAATATCAAGATGACGAAATCATTATCATTGTTACAAGTAATCAAGGTGAACCACTTGATGCGCTTGACAAAATTGTACGCAAACAACACCGTGAAGTACGAATTAAAGAAACAGATACTGTCCTAATCACATTTACACCATCTCCAGGTATGGAAATCCAAATGGGTAGTGCAATGAATAACCTAGCAAAACTCGGAGCAAACGTACTATCTGCAGATAAAAAAGTCCATGCTTCAGGTCATGGTAGTCAAGAAGACTTAAAATTTATGATTAATTTATTAAAGCCAAAATATCTTATCCCGATCCAAGGCGAATACCGTATGTTAATCGCGCATTCAAAACTTGCACAAGCAGTTGGAATGCAGAAGTCTCAAGTTTTTATTGCAGATAAAGGTGATATTGTAGAATATAAAAACGGAAAAATGCGTATGAGTGGCCGTGTACAAGCTGGTAACGTATTAATTGACGGAATCGGTGTTGGTGATGTTGGTAACATTGTTTTACGTGACCGTAAGCTGTTGTCACAAGATGGCATATTCATTGTCGTAGTAACGTTAAATCGTGCACAAAAGAAAATTGCTTCAGGTCCTGAGATTTTATCGCGCGGATTTGTCTATGTAAGAGAGTCTGAAGAGTTAATAACAGAAGCGACTGAGCTTGCTCGCGGTGTTATCGAAAAGTATGTAAGTAAAGATACGTTTGAGTGGACAAACATTAAACAAGAAATCCGCGATACATTAAATGCTTATTTATACCAAAAAACAAAACGTCGTCCAATGATCATTCCAATCATTATGGAATATTAA
- a CDS encoding BMP family protein — MKKRKFGFAMASLLAVGTLLGACGAKEEAGNENTTETETETTEDAFTVAMVTDIGGVDDRSFNQSTWEGIEAFGKDNGLEKGDGGYDYLQSASEADYVQNINNLIQRDFDLVFAVGYALHDAVVEVAEQRTNAQIAIIDEIVPDLPNVASIMFKANEGSFLAGVAAAKESKTGKIGFIGGVEGEIIGGFEAGFVAGAKAANPDIEILIEYADSFADAQKGQTIAALMYDQGADIIMHASGATGNGLFTEAKERKQKDPNANVWVIGVDRDQYEEGQVNESTNVTLTSVLKRVDVAAQEVAKMTQEGNFPGGELITYGLADNGIGLADSRGAISEETLAAVEDFQQQIIDGSLVVPEQPEE, encoded by the coding sequence ATGAAGAAACGTAAGTTTGGTTTTGCAATGGCAAGTCTTTTAGCTGTTGGTACACTTCTAGGTGCTTGTGGCGCTAAAGAAGAAGCTGGAAACGAAAATACAACTGAAACTGAAACAGAAACAACTGAAGATGCTTTCACGGTTGCAATGGTAACTGATATCGGTGGTGTAGATGACAGATCATTTAACCAATCGACATGGGAAGGTATCGAGGCTTTCGGTAAAGACAATGGTTTAGAAAAAGGTGATGGTGGTTACGACTACCTACAATCTGCTTCTGAAGCTGATTATGTACAAAACATTAACAACTTAATTCAACGTGATTTTGATTTAGTATTTGCAGTAGGTTATGCACTTCATGATGCAGTGGTAGAAGTAGCTGAACAACGTACAAATGCTCAAATCGCTATCATTGACGAAATTGTTCCTGATCTTCCAAACGTAGCATCAATTATGTTCAAAGCAAACGAAGGTTCATTCTTAGCTGGTGTTGCAGCTGCTAAAGAATCAAAAACTGGTAAAATTGGTTTCATCGGTGGTGTTGAAGGCGAAATCATCGGTGGTTTTGAAGCTGGTTTCGTAGCAGGTGCGAAAGCTGCTAACCCAGATATCGAAATCTTAATTGAGTATGCAGACAGCTTTGCTGATGCTCAAAAAGGACAAACAATTGCTGCTTTAATGTATGACCAAGGTGCAGATATTATTATGCACGCATCAGGTGCAACTGGTAACGGTTTATTTACAGAAGCAAAAGAACGTAAACAAAAAGATCCAAACGCAAACGTATGGGTAATCGGTGTAGACCGTGACCAATACGAAGAAGGTCAAGTAAACGAATCTACAAACGTAACTTTAACATCTGTATTAAAACGTGTTGACGTTGCTGCTCAAGAAGTTGCTAAAATGACTCAAGAAGGTAATTTCCCTGGTGGAGAACTAATTACGTACGGTTTAGCTGATAACGGTATTGGATTAGCTGACTCTCGTGGTGCAATCTCTGAAGAAACTTTAGCCGCAGTTGAAGATTTCCAACAACAAATCATCGACGGTTCTCTAGTTGTTCCTGAACAACCAGAAGAGTAA
- a CDS encoding pitrilysin family protein: MVSVYTCQNGVRIVSEVIPHVRSVSIGIWVGAGSRYEVQEENGITHFIEHMLFKGTKTRTARQIAEEFDRIGGEINAFTTKENTCYYAKVLDHHGELAVTILADMFFNSIFDPVELEKERQVVLEEILMSEDAPDDDIHEQLWQVMYPQDALGLPILGSSKTLETFTAETIHQYLQKHYYPENIVISIAGNITPTLLLHIEKLFSQFERSPKAVEQTLTYPVFHSGRFVKNRDVEQSHIAIAYPGVGVKEDLYYDFIAMNNILGGNMSSRLFQEIREDKGLAYTIFSYHSSYTDVGSLTIYGSTNNQQYPLLQKSIDETLANVRSEGVTKTEVENAKEQLKGSFVLSLEGTNSRMSHNGRNELIHGKHLSVDEIIAEVDQVSLEKVNQLLEKTLSAEPAIALIGQNVQ, translated from the coding sequence ATGGTATCAGTTTATACATGTCAAAACGGTGTGCGCATCGTATCGGAAGTAATTCCTCATGTTAGGTCCGTTTCGATAGGTATTTGGGTCGGTGCAGGGTCACGCTATGAAGTGCAAGAAGAGAATGGTATAACGCATTTCATCGAACACATGTTATTTAAAGGGACAAAAACAAGAACGGCAAGACAAATTGCTGAAGAGTTTGACAGAATCGGTGGGGAAATCAATGCCTTCACTACAAAAGAAAATACATGTTATTACGCAAAAGTGTTAGATCATCATGGAGAGCTTGCTGTAACTATTTTAGCAGATATGTTTTTCAACTCCATTTTTGATCCGGTTGAATTAGAAAAAGAGAGACAAGTTGTTTTAGAGGAAATTTTAATGAGTGAAGATGCACCTGATGATGATATCCATGAACAGCTTTGGCAAGTCATGTATCCACAAGATGCACTAGGTCTGCCCATTTTAGGGAGTAGCAAGACGCTGGAAACCTTTACAGCAGAGACAATACATCAATATTTGCAAAAGCATTATTACCCGGAAAATATTGTCATTTCTATTGCGGGCAATATTACACCAACATTATTGTTACATATCGAAAAGCTATTTAGCCAATTTGAACGTTCGCCAAAAGCAGTAGAACAAACCTTAACCTATCCAGTGTTTCATTCGGGTCGTTTTGTGAAAAATCGAGATGTGGAACAGTCGCATATTGCCATCGCCTATCCCGGGGTAGGAGTAAAAGAGGATCTTTACTATGACTTTATTGCAATGAACAACATATTAGGAGGCAATATGTCGTCACGATTATTTCAAGAAATTCGTGAAGATAAAGGCCTTGCGTATACGATCTTCTCTTATCATTCGAGTTATACAGATGTTGGTTCGCTCACGATTTACGGAAGTACGAATAATCAGCAATACCCTCTATTGCAAAAGTCGATTGATGAAACACTGGCAAATGTGAGAAGTGAGGGTGTTACGAAAACGGAAGTTGAAAACGCTAAGGAGCAGTTAAAAGGTAGCTTTGTACTGAGCCTAGAAGGTACAAATTCACGTATGAGTCATAACGGTCGAAATGAATTAATTCATGGGAAACATTTATCGGTTGATGAGATTATTGCAGAAGTCGACCAAGTTTCTTTAGAAAAAGTGAATCAATTATTAGAAAAAACATTAAGCGCGGAACCGGCCATTGCGCTAATAGGGCAAAATGTTCAATAA
- a CDS encoding aspartate-semialdehyde dehydrogenase, whose translation MTKQLVVAIVGATGAVGSKMKEQLIKREFPIKHIKFLASSRSAGKEIEFNGQTYTIEEATPEAFEGVDVALFSAGGSVSAKLAPEAAKRGAVVIDNTSHFRMHPDVPLVVPEVNREDLAKHNGIIANPNCSTIQMVAALQPIREKFGLTKVLVSTYQAVSGSGISAIEELRNQSAEWEKGKDVEANILPAKSDKKHYPIARNVIPQIDVFTENGFTYEEMKMINETKKIMHLPELHVAATCVRVPVVSGHSESVYVEVEQEATLQDIFESLKNAPGIVLQDDITQQLYPMPIYVEGEDPVYVGRIRQDLDNKKGFHLWIVSDNLLKGAALNSIQIAEALVKDNLL comes from the coding sequence ATGACAAAGCAATTAGTAGTTGCAATCGTTGGTGCAACAGGCGCAGTAGGCTCAAAAATGAAAGAACAATTAATTAAACGCGAATTTCCGATTAAACATATAAAGTTTCTAGCATCTAGCCGTTCAGCAGGGAAAGAAATCGAATTCAATGGCCAAACATATACAATCGAAGAAGCAACACCTGAAGCTTTTGAAGGTGTAGATGTAGCACTATTCTCTGCTGGCGGATCTGTATCAGCTAAATTAGCTCCAGAAGCTGCTAAACGTGGTGCGGTTGTCATTGACAATACTAGTCATTTCCGCATGCACCCTGATGTACCTTTAGTAGTACCTGAAGTAAACAGAGAAGACTTAGCTAAACATAACGGCATTATTGCCAATCCGAATTGTTCTACCATTCAAATGGTAGCTGCTCTTCAACCCATTCGTGAAAAGTTTGGTTTAACAAAAGTACTTGTTTCTACTTACCAAGCTGTTTCAGGCTCCGGTATTTCAGCTATTGAAGAACTTCGTAACCAAAGTGCTGAATGGGAAAAAGGGAAAGATGTAGAAGCAAACATTCTGCCTGCAAAATCAGATAAAAAACACTATCCGATCGCACGTAATGTCATTCCGCAAATTGACGTCTTTACGGAAAATGGCTTTACTTACGAGGAAATGAAAATGATCAATGAAACGAAGAAAATTATGCACTTGCCAGAGCTTCATGTTGCGGCAACTTGTGTACGTGTTCCCGTCGTTTCAGGTCACTCAGAATCTGTCTATGTTGAAGTTGAGCAAGAGGCAACACTTCAAGACATTTTCGAAAGTTTAAAAAATGCTCCAGGTATTGTACTTCAAGATGACATTACTCAGCAACTTTATCCAATGCCAATTTACGTTGAAGGGGAAGACCCAGTATATGTAGGCCGAATTCGTCAAGACTTAGATAATAAAAAAGGCTTCCATCTATGGATCGTATCAGACAACTTACTAAAAGGTGCGGCATTAAATTCAATTCAAATTGCTGAAGCGCTTGTTAAGGATAACTTACTATAA
- the dapA gene encoding 4-hydroxy-tetrahydrodipicolinate synthase, producing MDLGRIATAMVTPFKENGEIDYEQVEQIIDHLIANGTDTIVVCGTTAESPTLSQEEKLQLIEFTVQKVNKRVPVVAGTGDNETSFSIEMTKKAEELGADAAMLVAPYYNKPNQRGLYEHFAAIAKETSLPLVVYNVPGRTGVNIAAETTIALSKIPNIQIVKEASGNLDQMTEILANVPDDFYVYSGDDGLTLPLVAIGGRGVISVAAHIVGNDMQAMIRAFDEGRHRDAAEIHQALLPLIRELFANPSPVPVKYAMSKIGINIEKVRLPLVELNEAEKASFDKVWNEYQDKAKNFKVYS from the coding sequence GTGGACTTAGGTCGAATTGCCACCGCAATGGTGACACCATTTAAAGAGAATGGTGAAATTGATTACGAGCAAGTAGAACAAATTATTGATCATTTAATTGCTAATGGAACGGATACAATCGTTGTTTGTGGGACAACTGCTGAATCACCAACTTTATCTCAAGAAGAAAAGCTTCAATTAATTGAGTTTACTGTGCAAAAAGTAAATAAACGTGTACCAGTTGTTGCAGGTACAGGGGATAATGAAACAAGTTTTTCTATTGAAATGACAAAAAAAGCAGAGGAACTTGGTGCAGACGCTGCCATGTTAGTTGCTCCTTATTATAATAAGCCGAACCAACGTGGTCTTTATGAGCACTTTGCTGCAATTGCCAAAGAAACTAGTTTACCTCTAGTCGTTTATAATGTGCCTGGTCGTACAGGTGTGAATATTGCTGCTGAAACAACAATTGCGTTAAGTAAAATTCCTAACATTCAAATTGTAAAGGAAGCTAGTGGTAATCTAGATCAGATGACAGAGATTCTAGCAAATGTTCCAGATGATTTCTACGTTTATAGTGGTGATGATGGGTTAACATTACCGTTAGTAGCAATTGGTGGTCGTGGTGTTATTTCGGTCGCTGCACATATAGTAGGAAATGATATGCAAGCGATGATTCGTGCTTTTGACGAAGGGCGTCATCGTGATGCAGCGGAGATTCATCAAGCTTTATTACCTTTAATTCGTGAGTTATTTGCAAATCCAAGTCCAGTTCCAGTGAAATACGCAATGAGTAAAATTGGGATTAATATCGAAAAAGTAAGACTTCCGTTAGTGGAGTTAAATGAAGCTGAAAAAGCATCATTTGATAAAGTTTGGAACGAATATCAAGATAAAGCGAAAAATTTTAAAGTATATTCTTGA